The following DNA comes from Candidatus Dormiibacterota bacterium.
AGTGCGCGGCGCCAGATGCGCTCTGGCACGCGACCGATGTCTCACTGACGTGTACGGCCGCCGACTCTGGGTCCGGCCTGGCAAATCCCTCCGATGCCACCTTCACGCTCTCGACGAGCGTTGCGTCCGGGAACGAAACCGCGAACGCCTCGACTGGCTCGCACCAGGTCTGCGACGTGCTCAACAACTGCGCGACCGCCGGCCCGATAAGCGGCATCAAGGTGGACAAGAAGCCGCCAACGATCACGGCCGGTGCGATCACCACGACCGATAGCCAACCGTATGTGTCGGGCGCCTGGACCAATCAGAGCGTGCGGGTTAGCTTCGCATGCACCGACGGCGGTTCAGGAGTGAACGCATCCACGGTCACCCCTCCCGTGACGCTGAGCGCTGATGGGAAGGACCAGTCAGTAAACGGGAGCTGCGCCGATCTGGTGGGCAATAGCTCCTCGACGTCGGTAACGAACATCGACATCGATAAGACGCCTCCGTCGATTTCGTTCATGGGTCAGACACCCCCGGCCAACGCTTACGGCTGGAACAAGACCAGCGTCACCCTCACGTGGGGCTGCACGGACGCGCTGTCCGGGCCGGTTGCGGCCAGCGTGACCTCCGCGATCGCAACCGAGGGCAGCAATCAATCGGCGACCGGGACCTGCACCGACCTGGCCGGAAACAGGGCGAGAGCCGTGCAGGGCGGCATCAACATCGACGAAACGGCTCCGGTCCTGAAGGCGACCGCGACGTCTGCGGATGGCAAGCCCTACACGAGCGGGACGTGGACGGACCAGACGGTCACCGTCAGCTTCAGTTGCACCGACGATCGCTCGGGCGTGGCGACGCTATCCAGCCCGGTCACGATCTCGACCGAAGGCGCCAACCAATCGGCGACCGGGACCTGCATGGATAAGGCCGGTAACGCCGCTGCCCCGGTGACCTTCGGCGGCATCGACATCGACAAGACGCCGCCGACGACGACCTTGACCAGCCAGCCCGGACCGCTGAACGGGCGTCAGCTGGTGACCGTGACGGCACATGTGGTCGTCAATCCCGGCGCCATTGCCTTCGACGCCACGTGCTACGACTCCTTCGGCATCAATGCCGTCTTCTCGGCAACCGACAACCTGGCGGGCGTCACCGCCATCAAGTACGGCTTTGCGAAGGTGACCTCCGGGCAACCGCTCCCGAATCCGGCGCTTAACACCACGATCACCGGGACCTCCGGCACTGTGCCGTTCCTGACCAGCGGCGCCTACATCCTCAATTACGCCGCGGTTGATCAGGCCGGCAACCAGGGGGCAACCGAGACGCGCTGGATCTTCGTCAACGCGCTCTTTGGAATCGGCTGCGCGACGACCCCGGTACCTGTTGCCAGTCTGCCGTCATCGGGCACGGTGACGGTGAGCGGCTCAATTCAGATAGGCAAATACCACATCCCGTTCAGCTTCAGCTTCGCGTATCCAGGCCGTGACTGAACGGCCCTCGCTCAGTATTCGACCTCGCCTTCACCCGGTGCCCAGTAGGTCTCTTCCTTGATCGCGGCGTGCTCGAAACCACAGCGACGCATGATGTCGCGGACGTTGACGATCATCCCGGGATTGCCGCAGAGGTACACGGTCGTGTCCTTGGGTGCCAGGTTGAGGCTGTCGGCGTACTTGCGCACCAGATCGTCCACCCTCCCCCGCTCGCCCTTCCATTCCGGATCCTCCCAATGCCGGCTGATGGTCGGAATGTAGTCGACCCACGGATAGTCGCCGGCCGCCTTGTAAAGCTCTGTGTCGTAGCCGAACTCGTTCGACTTGGACACCCCCTGCAGGATGACCAGACGAAAGGGTTGCGCCAGCCGGCCCTCCTTCAGATCGAGCGCCAGGGTGCGGACCATACTGATGTAGGGCGCGATCCCGGTCACGGTTGAGACAAGGAAATGCTGGCTGTGCCCCGACTTGACGTCGACGTTGAAGATCCCCTTCGCCTTCTTGCGCATGAAGACGCTGTCGCCGGCCTGTAACTCGTATAGCTTGGGCGACAGCGCGCCCTCCGGCACCTTCTCGATGAAGAATTCGAGTTCGGGCTCGTACGGGCTGGAGACGATCGAGAAGGCCCGCTCCAGCACCTTGTCATGGTTGTCGACTCCGAAGGCGACGTACTGGCCCGCCTTGAAGGCGAGCGGCTCGGGCGGCTTCATCCAGACTGACCAGAGGGTCGGCGAATAGTCCTGTCGCCGCGTGATCGGCGCCATCATGTACTTCTCGGGGTCTGCGGCCAAGGCCCCTATCCTATTCGGCGCCGGCCTCGCCGGGCGCCTGACCGAAGATCAAGTCGAGCGCAACCCCGAAGACGGCCAGCACGATTCCGGCGGCCGCGAAGCTGAAGGTCGCGCCACCGGAAAGGTAGCCTCGGCCCCAGAGCGTGCCGATGAGGAAGAAGAACATGCCCAGCACCGCCAGCCAGTAGGAGGGCCGGCCGGCCCACGCCAGCTTCGCCGCCAGGACGCTGCCGAGACAGGTCAGATACACGAGGCCGATCAACGCGAAGGCCAACGGGTGCCAGGTGCCGGCGAGGAGTCGCGTCACCCGTCGCCCGCAGCGATCGGCCCTCCACCGATCACGCGGTCGCTGTCATAGAAGACGGCGGCCTGACCGGGGGCCAGCGCCCGCTGCGGGTCATCGAAGTCGACGCGAGCTTGCTCACCCAGCGGCGTCACCAGGGCCTCCGCGAAGCGGGCGTGCGAGCGGACCCTGACGCTCGCTCGAAAGGCCGCTCGAGGTACCTGGCCGGCGACGTAGCGGACATCCTCGAGCCGGCAGCTGGCGCGCAGCAGCTGCTCGGGACCGCCGATCGTGACCGTGTTGCTGGCGGCATCGATGGTGCGCACGTATTGCGGTGGCGAGTCCGGCCCCCCGCCCTGGAGGCGAAGGCCCGAGCGCTGGCCAACGGTGTACATGGCGATCCCATCGTGTTCGCCGACGACGGCACCACGCTGATCGAGGATGGGGCCCGGCTGAACGCGCTCGCGGAAGCGGTCCTTCAGCAAGCTCCGATAGCTGCCATCGGCCACGAAGCAGATCTCCTGGCTCTCCGGCTTCAACGCCGTCGCCAGGCCGAGAGCCCCAGCCTTCTCGCGCACCTCGACCTTGGACCAGTCACCGACCGGAAAGCGCAAGACCCCGAGCTCCTCCTGGCCGAGCTGGTAGAGCACGTAGGACTGGTCCTTCCGCTCATCGACGGCGCGCCGAAGCTGGTAGCCGTCGGATCCCCGGTCGATGCGTGCGTAGTGGCCGGTCGCCAGCAGGTCGGCGCCCAGCGCGAGCGCCTTGCGCAGCAGGAGCCCGAACTTGATCGTCTCGTTGCAGCGGATGCAGGGATTGGGCGTGCGTCCCTTAAGGTACGCCTCCGTGAACGGGTCGATCACCGAGGTTCGAAAGTCCGCCTCGAAGTTCAGCACGTAATAAGGAATGCCGAGCCGGTTGGCGACGCGGCGCGCGTCCTCGACGGCGTCGAGCGAGCAGCAGCCGTGATGCTTGTCGAAGTCGCGGATCGCCATCTCCTTGGGCCAGAGCTGCAGCGTGACGCCGAAGACCTCATGGCCTTCGTCTCGCATGATGGCGGCGGCGACCGACGAGTCGACGCCGCCGCTCATCGCGACGGCGACCTTCACGGTAGCTCCAGCTTGTCGACCCCGAGCCCGCGGCTGCGGCAGTACTCGAGCGCCCGTTCGACCTCGGCGTCCTCGCCGTCAAGGTCGAGCTCGACCCAGCCGGTGTCGGTGCCGACGTCGGCACGCCGAATGTTCGTCACGACTTTGAATTCCTGGCCAAGGCGGTAGATGACCGGGTCATTTCGAGTGTCGCCGCGAAACGTCAGGCGCACCGTCGTTCGCGCCATGGCGGCGGTCAGCCCCCGGCGACAGCCGGGACGATCGAAAGGTCGTCGCTGTCCTTCAGCGGCGTCTTGAGCCCGGACCCGAAGCGGATGTCTTCGTCGTTCCGGTAGATATTGATGAACTGGCGGAGCTCTCCCTTGTCGTCGTAGAGCCGTTCCTTGAAGCCCGGGAACTTCTGGTTCAGCTCGTCGAGCGCCTGCGACACGTTGCCGGCATCGACCTCGACGATGGCCGCGCCCCGAGTCAACTGGCGCAGCGCGCCGGGCACGCGAATCTTGACCGCCATGTGGTGGTCATTATAAGTAGGTAAGCCCTTGGCCCTTACCCTCCCCCGCTCGCGGGGGAGGGCAGGGTGGGGGCTATCGATTCGACTATGCGGCGCGGACGACCTGGTCTTGCTTGCCGCGCTGCGCGATCACGTAGTAGATCGCGCCCACGACGAGGACGGTGCCGAGTGTCATCTCGAAGATCGGAACACCGCCGACCAGGGGAATGCCGGATAGGCCGGGAAGTTCCTTGACAGAGGGGTTGATCGCTGTCCCAGGCCGGCCCCAGAGAAAGTTGATCAGCATCGCCCCGCCGTATAACAGCGCCACTACATTGACGATCGTGCCCCAACCGCCAAGCTTGAAGGGGGCCCCTTCCGACGGCCAGCCCTTGGAGCGAGCGATCAGAACCGCGATGTTGGCGAGGAAGTACGCGGTGTAGATCATCCCAGTCGCCGCGATCGCGATCGTTCCGGCACCGGCGTAATACGTGAGCGGAATCGCCGCCAGAGCGCCGACCACGATGCAGGTTCCCAGTGGCGTATGCCAGGTCGCGCTGACCTTGTTATATAGACGTCCGAATGGCAGCTTGCCGTCACGAGCCATGCCGAACGCGAGGCGGATCGTCGACGTCTGGATCGCGAGGCAGCAAACGTAGATCGCCGCGAACGCGACCAGTAGATAGGCAATCGCCGCCCATTTCGGCAGGATGGCCGTCAGAATGTCCGCGAGCGAGACATATTTGCCGGCCGCAGCGTCCGACACCCACTTCCCGATGTCGCCGGGCAAGGCGATCACCACGGCGACCAGGAAGATCGTCCCAATGACAAACGCCCCAACGACCGCCCCGAGGATCGCCTTGGGCGCCTCGGCGCGGGGATTTCGGGTCTCTTCGGCAAGCGTGCCGGCCGTGTCAAATCCATAGATGACGAAGAGCGACATGAACATCGCGGCGAGAAACGTTCCTGCCTGATTCGTGAACCCGGAACCGAGCGCAGTGGTGTTGGTCACGACGCTGACGGGTTGGTGATGGAAGAAGATCAGCAACCCGAAGCCAAAGAGGGCCATACCGATGATCTCGAAAACGACGCCGGTGTTGTTGATTAGGGAAACCAGTCGAACTCCGAAGATACTGAGCAAGGTCGTGCTGACCAGGATGATGGCCGCGACGACGACCTGCGCTTGGGTGGTGTTCGGGACGTTGAAGCCGAGCAGGTTCAGGAGAGGGATCACAACAAGGGGGACGGTGACGTCGACCGCAGTGATGGTTAAGACGCCAGCGAACAGGTAGGTCCAGCCCGTCATCCACGAGTAGGCTCGGTTCGAGAGGTATTTCGTCCACTGGTAGACGGACCCCGCCACGGGGAAGTGCGAGCTCACTTCGGCAAAGTTCAAGGCGACGATGAACTGACCAAGCGCGACGATCGGCCAACTCCACAAGAAGAACGGGCCGCCGATGGCAAGGCCGAGGACGAAAAGCGTGAAGATGCCAGTGCTCGGCGAGATATACGAGAAGGCGATCGCGAAACTCGAGTACACATTCAGGACTCGCCTCAGTTCTTGCTTGTAGCCAAAGCGTCCCAGGTCGTGGGCGTCGGCGGCCTCCTGACTACCGGGAGCAGCCTCTGCAGTGGATCGCGGCGGGCGTGTCACGACGTTGTCGGACATCGGGTTCCCTCCTCTCCCTTAGGTTTGGACAAAACGTAGCAGGCGGTAACCGGTTCGT
Coding sequences within:
- a CDS encoding FAD-binding oxidoreductase encodes the protein MAADPEKYMMAPITRRQDYSPTLWSVWMKPPEPLAFKAGQYVAFGVDNHDKVLERAFSIVSSPYEPELEFFIEKVPEGALSPKLYELQAGDSVFMRKKAKGIFNVDVKSGHSQHFLVSTVTGIAPYISMVRTLALDLKEGRLAQPFRLVILQGVSKSNEFGYDTELYKAAGDYPWVDYIPTISRHWEDPEWKGERGRVDDLVRKYADSLNLAPKDTTVYLCGNPGMIVNVRDIMRRCGFEHAAIKEETYWAPGEGEVEY
- the mnmA gene encoding tRNA 2-thiouridine(34) synthase MnmA, encoding MKVAVAMSGGVDSSVAAAIMRDEGHEVFGVTLQLWPKEMAIRDFDKHHGCCSLDAVEDARRVANRLGIPYYVLNFEADFRTSVIDPFTEAYLKGRTPNPCIRCNETIKFGLLLRKALALGADLLATGHYARIDRGSDGYQLRRAVDERKDQSYVLYQLGQEELGVLRFPVGDWSKVEVREKAGALGLATALKPESQEICFVADGSYRSLLKDRFRERVQPGPILDQRGAVVGEHDGIAMYTVGQRSGLRLQGGGPDSPPQYVRTIDAASNTVTIGGPEQLLRASCRLEDVRYVAGQVPRAAFRASVRVRSHARFAEALVTPLGEQARVDFDDPQRALAPGQAAVFYDSDRVIGGGPIAAGDG
- a CDS encoding NIL domain-containing protein codes for the protein MARTTVRLTFRGDTRNDPVIYRLGQEFKVVTNIRRADVGTDTGWVELDLDGEDAEVERALEYCRSRGLGVDKLELP
- a CDS encoding ubiquitin-like small modifier protein 1; the protein is MAVKIRVPGALRQLTRGAAIVEVDAGNVSQALDELNQKFPGFKERLYDDKGELRQFINIYRNDEDIRFGSGLKTPLKDSDDLSIVPAVAGG
- a CDS encoding amino acid permease; the protein is MSDNVVTRPPRSTAEAAPGSQEAADAHDLGRFGYKQELRRVLNVYSSFAIAFSYISPSTGIFTLFVLGLAIGGPFFLWSWPIVALGQFIVALNFAEVSSHFPVAGSVYQWTKYLSNRAYSWMTGWTYLFAGVLTITAVDVTVPLVVIPLLNLLGFNVPNTTQAQVVVAAIILVSTTLLSIFGVRLVSLINNTGVVFEIIGMALFGFGLLIFFHHQPVSVVTNTTALGSGFTNQAGTFLAAMFMSLFVIYGFDTAGTLAEETRNPRAEAPKAILGAVVGAFVIGTIFLVAVVIALPGDIGKWVSDAAAGKYVSLADILTAILPKWAAIAYLLVAFAAIYVCCLAIQTSTIRLAFGMARDGKLPFGRLYNKVSATWHTPLGTCIVVGALAAIPLTYYAGAGTIAIAATGMIYTAYFLANIAVLIARSKGWPSEGAPFKLGGWGTIVNVVALLYGGAMLINFLWGRPGTAINPSVKELPGLSGIPLVGGVPIFEMTLGTVLVVGAIYYVIAQRGKQDQVVRAA